A region from the Manihot esculenta cultivar AM560-2 chromosome 13, M.esculenta_v8, whole genome shotgun sequence genome encodes:
- the LOC110630412 gene encoding transcription factor bHLH18, producing the protein MDIAPARWFTEQDLEDYNLIHEYHMNYLDELTNQNMAAALGENLRQSFSSESYSSYPPFKAKDTATATANTTTLSSSSIENSQTSSERPSKLHETNSWNSSMITTDHQSPRPSTTPQILSFESSSVSAPANSQQFFMTLDSTTVKPKDEAASPRNMHFQPLISKVAPFGNQNHEIKTRQGTTNKRPYSMTRTPAHAQDHILAERKRREKLSQRFIALSAIVPGLKKMDKASVLGDAIKHVKQLQERVKVLEEQTKKRTVESVVLVKKSQVSADDDSSSCDENSDGGSDSALPEIEARVSDKDVLIRIHCGKQQGVVPKILNEVENLNLSIINSSILPFGNSTLDITIIAQMEAETSMAVKDLVKNLRVAFLKFM; encoded by the exons ATGGATATAGCTCCGGCGAGATGGTTTACCGAGCAG GATTTGGAGGATTACAACTTGATCCATGAATATCACATGAACTATCTTGATGAGTTGACCAATCAAAACATGGCGGCTGCACTCGGAGAAAACCTCCGGCAATCTTTCTCTTCTGAAAGCTACTCCTCCTACCCTCCTTTTAAAGCTAAGGACACCGCCACAGCCACAGCTAATACTACAACTTTAAGCAGTTCCTCCATTGAAAACTCTCAAACCAGCTCTGAGAGACCCAGTAAACTTCATGAGACCAATAGCTGGAACTCGAGCATGATCACCACCGACCACCAATCTCCAAGGCCTTCTACTACCCCTCAGATTCTTTCTTTTGAGTCTTCATCAGTTTCAGCACCTGCGAATTCACAGCAGTTTTTCATGACTCTGGATTCTACTACTGTGAAGCCCAAGGATGAGGCTGCATCTCCAAGAAATATGCACTTCCAGCCTTTGATTTCAAAGGTCGCCCCTTTCGGGAACCAGAATCATGAAATTAAGACCCGCCAAGGAACTACGAATAAGAGGCCTTACTCGATGACCAGAACTCCTGCACATGCTCAAGATCACATCCTTGCAGAGAGAAAGCGGAGAGAAAAGCTTAGCCAGAGGTTCATAGCTCTTTCAGCCATTGTTCCAGGCCTGAAGAAG ATGGACAAAGCTTCTGTTCTTGGAGATGCTATCAAGCATGTGAAACAACTTCAAGAACGAGTGAAAGTACTCGAGGAACAAACCAAGAAGAGAACTGTGGAATCAGTCGTTCTGGTGAAGAAGTCTCAGGTCTCTGCTGATGATGACTCTTCTTCATGTGATGAAAATTCCGATGGAGGCTCCGACTCAGCACTTCCAGAGATTGAAGCGAGAGTTTCGGATAAGGATGTATTGATTCGAATCCATTGCGGTAAACAGCAGGGAGTTGTTccaaaaatattaaatgaagTAGAGAATCTCAACTTATCTATCATCAACAGCAGTATCTTGCCTTTTGGAAATTCCACCCTTGATATTACCATTATCGCTCAG ATGGAAGCTGAAACCTCCATGGCAGTGAAGGATCTCGTGAAAAACCTAAGAGTGGCTTTTTTGAAGTTCATGTAG